The genomic region TAATTGAGCAGACAATTACCGCGGGGAAAAATACCGACAAATCGGTATGGGTGTTTGCCGGAGATAAGGCTGTTTCTCAGACTAAATATCGGAACGGAAAAAACGAACGGCCCTTATCGAACTGGGTAATATTCCTCATATTATACACTTATATGTCGATGACAAAGAAGTATATGCAGGAGAGGAACAATGAAACGTACCGACCTCGCATGGATTTTTTTTGTATTGCGGCGGTTTAATGCCGCAGATACCAAGGGGCGTTCGGCAGTTACCGGAATCCTTTCCGTACTCGGTATTGCTTTCGGAGTTATGGTCTTGATTGTGATCCTTGCCGTGATGAACGGTTTTCAGCGTAGCTTTATCGACACCATCTTACAGGTAAGTTCGGCGCATGTGCAGCTGTACGGCTCCGAAGCGGCACTTGAAAAGGCAAAGGCTGCAGGCGGGTTCCAATCTTTTTCTATATTTTCAGAAACACAAACGGTAATGCAGGGAAATTACGGCAGGCAGCAGCCCGCCATACTGCGCGCTGTGCCCGAAACAATCTTAGGCGATGACCGTGGCTTTGCCGGCGCTATAACAATGATGGAAGGTCGCTTTGACCTCAGTGTGCCGTATTCTGTCGTGCTTGGGTATGAGCTTGCCCGTATGCTTTCGGTTTCTATCGGGGATAAAATTTCACTTCTTGTACTTTCGGGGACTGCTGATACCGATATATTTCCGGAAGATGCGGAATGTACGGTTACCGGTTTAATGAAGACCGGCTATTATGCAATTGATGCAGGGTTTGCCTTTGTGTCAACCGATACCGGCGAACTGCTCTGTGGCAAACAGCAGGAGCTGTCTGCTGCCGTAAAACTTCGAAACTCTGAAGCCGACGGGATCTATATTGCCCACATTTCCACAGCTGTGCCCGAATTGAAAGCCGAATCCTGGCGCACCTATAATCAGGCGTTTTTCGGTGCACTACGCATCGAAAAAAATACGATGTTTATACTTGTGTTTTTAATCTTTGTAGTGGTTACGGTGAATATTTACAACGGGATGCGGCGTTCCATCTATGAGCGGCGGGAAGAGATTTCGGTGCTTGCCTCATTGGGAGCTAAAAAGGAGCATATCCAAGCTCTCTTTATCGCAAACGGTTTTACCATCGGACTTCTGGGTGCTTTAATCGGCTTACTATTGGGGCTGCTGCTTTCCGCCGACATCAATCGGGTATTTCTGCTGGCTGAATATCTGGTAAATACCGTCATTGAAGCGGCAAACATTTTGTTGGAGTATACGTTTTTTACCGGTTTCAGTATTTTCAGTCCTCAGTATTTTTATATTGATTCGGTACCGGTTCGCATTTTTTTTAACGAAGTATTCTTGATATTTTTGTTCGGAGTTTTTTCGGCAAGCTTTGCCGCTTCAATTGCAGCCCGGAAAATTCTTACTCTAAAACCTGCAGAGGTGCTACGCTATGAATAAACCGATTTTAGCACTGACGAACGTCTCAAAGACATTTCAGTCGGAGGCGGATTCAATCCGTATTTTACAAAATTTAGACCTGATAATCGAGTGTCCGGCAAAAATTGCCGTAGTAGGGGAGTCCGGTTCCGGGAAAAGTACCTTTTTGAATATTGTCGGCGGTTTGGAACAGGCTGATTCGGGAGAGATTGTTGCGGGCGGGTACGAATTGCACCGGCTCAATGAAAGCGGATTAACGGACTACCGACGGTTTTATCTCGGTTTTATCTTTCAGTTTCACTACTTGCTGAAGGATTTTACAGCGCTTGAAAATGTAATGCTGCCTGCCCTCATCGCCGGTATGCCGAAAAAAGAGGTAAAAGAGAAGGCTGCTGCGCTTTTGCAGGATGTCAAACTGGAAACACGGCTTCATCATTTCCCTTCTCAACTGTCGGGAGGGGAGCGGCAGCGGGCAGCGGTTGCTCGTGCGCTTATAAATGATCCCTCGCTTATTTTGGCCGATGAACCGACCGGCAACCTTGACCCTGCGAATGCGCACGGGGTTCAAGAGCTGCTCTTTTCGATAGCGGATAAGCATCATAAAACGCTCATCATCGTAACGCATGATCAGGGAATCGCTGCCGATACCGATCTATGCTATCGGCTTGAACAAGGGAAGCTGAATCTCTTATGAATTTTTTACTGGCATGGAAACTGGCGCTGCGGTATCTCGGACTCAACGCAGGTACGGCAGTCTCTAACGCGCGGAAGAGTTTAATCGGCGCCATCTGGGGCATCGGTATCAGTATTATCCCGTTGGTCATCGTGCTTGTGGTGTCAGATGGGATGATAAAGGGGATTACCTCTCGTATGATTGAGCTCGGAAGCGGGCATATACAGATACTCGACCTACGCCCTGCACCGCGCAGTGTACAAACAGCCGCTGATCGGAAGCGAAGCGCTCAAGAAGTTTTTGATTCAATCCGCATGAATACACGTTTGCTACTCACCGGTTCGCGGCAGCAGCAGGAAGGTACCGGCTTACTGATCGGCAAAGTCGGCCGCAGCGGGGGCACGATACGGGCGATAGAGGCGGGCTATTTTACCGGAAATCCTGCTGCACGGAATCTATTAACGGTAGTAGACGGTAATCTTGAGTTTGACGATGCCCGATCAATTCTGCTCGGTAAAAAGATTGCGGAGAAAACCGGTCTTAAAGTTGGAGATAGCTGCTCTCTGCTTACGCTAGTGCCACAGTATACAGGTAATCAGACAAAGCCGAAACTTACTCGTTTTAAGGTTGCCGGTATTCTTTCTTCCGGTTATCAGGAATTAGATGCGTTGTGGATCTTTATCCCGTTGGCATCTGCCGATGCAGTGTTATCGCCTCAGTCCTCGCTGAGCGCTCTTACGGTCAGTATTGCAGATCCTTTCAATGCCACTTTGCTTGCTGATGCGAAAGATGCCATCCAACAATTATTGCCGGCAGGTTTTTCGGTATATACGTGGCAGGATCTAAACCGCTCTCAATTTTATTCATTTCAGACTTCAAAGAATCTTTTGATGTTCATCATGTTTTTGATTCTTCTTGCTGCCTCGGTCAATGTTTCATCGGCAATGGTGATGCTCATCATGGAGCGGCGGAAGGAAATTGCAATTCTTAAAGCGACCGGCGCACATCCGTTTTTTATTACCCTGTCGTTTTTAATTGCAGGTCTCTTTACGGGAGCAGCAGGACTCTGTATCGGCTTAACCGGCGGTATCCTTGCAGCTTTACACATCAATGAACTGTTTACCTTTTTTGAATATGCAATCAATGCGGGACAGACTGCACTTTATTATATGGTGGGAAAAACGGGTGTTCCCCAAACCATCCGCCTCTTAGCACCTGAATACTATTTGGAGTATATCCCTATATCCTTAAATGCGACCGAACTGTATATAATCGCCGCCGGAACGCTTATTTTGTCGGTGATTGTCTGCTTGCTGCCTGCCGTGTATGCAGGTAAAGAAAAGCCCTTGGACAGTATGCGGAAACTGTAAGGGCTGATAATATGCTAATAAAATTCCGGAAATAGAAAAAATTCCAATGCCTATAAATTTTTACCTTGCATCAGATTAAAGAGTCTTTTAAACTTCTCTTTTGCCGCATTGCCGTATCGGGCAGCAAGCTGTTCCAGCGCTAAATCGATGGTTTTCTTTCCCTGCGCTTCCGCATCGGCAATCGAATCGCTTGAGCTCAGCAGTGCTATCGCTTTTTCTATCGCAGGAGAATCGATACCTTCTCGCCGCGCCTGTTCAAAATAAGCGGTAAGAGCTGCAGCATCTTCGGGATGTTTTTCGATATGCAGGATTACAGGCATACTCTTCTTCCCTTCCACAATATCGTCGCCCCGTTTTTTTCCGGCATTTCCCGTGCTGATATTTTTTACATCATCGAGTATTTGAAAGCCGACGCCGGCTTCTGCAAACAGCGCTGCAAAAACGTTGCTTTCTTCATGTTCTTTTCCTGCAGCGCGCATACCGGTATAGGCGGCAAGCGCAGCGAGCGCTCCGGTCTTTAAGCGGATCATCCGCTCATAATCCTGCCGTGAAGGGAAAAACCCCGCCGTCCGATGCCAGTGGATATCGAGTGCCTGTCCTTCGTGCAAAGCACGGATATGTGTGAGCGCCGCAGTATATAAATCGAGCTTTATGTCGGCAGGGGCATGATAGCCTTCAATCGATTGCAATGCCCGAAAGTAAAGCCAGCTGCCCGAATTGAGTGCCGAATCGAGCCCGTAGGCCACGTGAGCGGCAGGTTTTCCGCGGCGCAGTTCGGAATTGTCTTCTATATCATCATGAATAAGGCTTGCCGTATGGATTCCTTCGATAAGCGGCGCAAGCGTGTAAATGTCATCACCGCTGCCCCCTGCAAGCTGATAGGCAAGAACCGCAAGCAGCGGTCTCCAGCGTTTCCCGCCGCCGGACACCAACGAGGCGCACGGAGCGGATAAAAGTGCAATAGGATTTTGTCCCGCAGCGGACTCCGGTACATCGGGTAAAAATGCAGTTCGCAGTGCGCCTTCAATCTTTTCAAGCCGTTGCTTAAATTCATCATTCATACTACTATTATACCTCATATTTTATTGATAGAGAACTACTCTAGCAAAGTGCAAAGGAACAGATGGGAAATCAGTATCGAGAACCGGACTATTGGTCGCGGAAGGCTTTTTCGGAAGGCTATCCTGCGCGGTCGGTCTATAAATTAGAAGAAATGCAAAAGAAATTTAACCTGTTTGGGAAAAATGACAGCGTGCTTGACCTCGGTGCCGCGCCGGGGAGCTGGACAACATTTTTTACTGCGGTTTCTTTCTCCGGAAGGGCGCGTATGTGCAGTGGATTTGCAGCCGCTTTCGGAATCGATACAGGATCCGCGGCTTTCGTTTTTCCAAGGAGATCTGACAGCGGCGGCCATGGCTGCTGCTGTAAAAAACTGCGGCCCCTACCGTTCCGTTATCTGCGACGCGGCGCCCGCCACCACCGGTAATAAAATCGTCGATACCGCCCGCTCCGCCGCCCTTGTCGATATGGCGCTTTACTATGCCGAAACGCAGCTTGAAGCTCACGGCAGCTTTGTTGTTAAAATCTTTCAAGGCGGCAGCGAACAGCAGTACCTACAGCAGATGCGGAAGCTATTTAAAACCGCCCGAGCTTTTAAACCGGAAGCATGCCGTAGCAGCAGCTTCGAAACCTACCTGCTCGGCCTAGACTTTAAAAACCGTGGGTAAGTTCTCGTAGGACAACCGCAGTACAAGTATTTTAAGCGGTTGTCTTCCTCCTGTACGAAATTTCATAGGTATAAGGTGAGCGTCTACAATGATGCCTTCATCAACTGATGAACATCCCTGTCCATCAGTTGATGACGAATTTTGGCAAAGCCAAAATATCGCTTCTGCTCTAACCACCGCCGTCCGTGGCGGATGTATTAACCGTCAAGTTTTCTTTCGAAAACTTGCGCATTGATGTGTGCGCTTTTCGCGCACGAATGCAACAGTTTCCAAAATTCATATTTTGTTCAACTGTTGCATTTTAAGGAAATAAAATTTCGTACATCTTTTTTTGGCAGATGGGTAAACGCATCAGATAAATAGATAAGAATCGCAAAATCACGAGGTTTTTTAAAAACAAACTCTTCATTGGCCTTTTGAAATAGACGGTATAGATACGAGGCGCGAGCACAAATTAACCGCAGGCACGACAAAGAATAAACGTCCGTGTTCATTCTTTGTCTGCTAGTTCGCATTGCGAACTAGATTCCGCTCGAAACCACTGCCATCCTTGGCAGTTCTGACACGTTGAGGATTTTTCAGTAGCGGCACGGATGCCGCTGGTTATATCAGAAGCGATGTTTCAGCGATGCTGAAACTCGCTGCCAAAAGTGTACAAGGATGTACACTTTTGGCAAGGCAACGAAGTAGATGTACCGGCTATTTCAAAAGGTATCTGATGCGTTTAACTTTGAAGTTCTCGATTATTTCCTTGACAATACCTACAACTAGCCCTTACAATATATAATATAGAATACTTTTTAACATCTTATGAGGAGCTTCGTGATGGGAATTGGAACAGAGAACATAAGAACGATTGCGATTGCAGGGCACGGGCAGTCCGGCAAAACAACACTTATTGAAAATCTTGCGGCAGTAACGGGTACAATTGCACGGGCGGAGCCGGTTGCAGGCGGTAAAACGGTTAGCGACTACACCCCCGAAGAAATAGAGCGAAAAATTTCGATATATTCGGCGCTGGTATCAACAAATTGGAATGATACGGTGATCAATTTCTGGGATACTCCCGGCTCTTCGGACTTTATGGGCGAAGTTATCGCGGCTTTCCGGTCGGCAGAAACGGGTTTAATGGTACTCGATGCAAAATCGGGAGTGCAGATTGAAACCATCAAATACTGGCGAGACCTTGACCGCCGAAATAAACCCCGCTTGGTTTTTGTCAATAAGATGGACGAAGACCGCGCCGACTTTAATCATGCGATGCAGGATGTCAAAACCCAATTCAACGCTGATGTATTTGCCGTTACCTTTCCGATCGGAAAAGGTAACGATCTTGCAGGGATCGTCGATGTCCTGCACGGTGTTGCTTATCAAACAGATTCAAACGGTAAAGAAAAGGAAATACCTATTCCCGATTCGGAAAAAAAGCGATACGAAGAAATGCGCGAGGTACTTGCAGGAGCTGCAGCGGAAGGCGACGAAGATTTATTGGTAAAATTTATCGACGAAGGTGAACTCAGCAGTGACGAAATTGCGAAGGGGCTCACGCTCGCGATGAAGAACAATAGAATTGTGCCGATTTTTGCCGGAGCCGCACAAATGGGACTCGGTTTAACAGCGCTTTTACGCTTTATCACGGAGATTTTACCCTCTCCGGCCGGTTGTTTGGAACGTGCGGTAAAAGGCGAAGAGGAGTGTACCGTCAAAATCGATCCGGAGCCCGCATTCTCCGGCTTTATCGTTAAAACTGCAAACGACCAGTTTTCAGGGCGGCTTTCGTACATCAAAGTTATTACCGGCACGCTCGTGTCGGATGCAGAAGTATATAACATTAACGAACAAAAGAAAGAGCGAGTCGGTAAGTTATATCGCGCTGTTGGAAAGAAACTGACCGAAGTAAAAGAACTTGTAGCCGGAGATGTCGGCGTTGCGGTTAAACTCGCGGCAGCAAAAACCAACGATACCCTTGCCGCCTCTCAAGATTGCCCGCCGTTTGTAAAACTGCGCAATCCCGATCCTATCTATTCAATTGCAGTTGCAGCCGTCGATAAGAAAAATGACGACAAACTCGGCGAGCAGTTACTCCGCGCCTGCGAGGAAGACATGACGCTCTCTTTTGTCTACAACCCTGAAACAAAGCAGAATGTATTTTCCGGCATGGGAGACTTGCATACCTCCATTGTGCTTGACCGCATCAAAAAACAGACAAAGATTGAAGTACAAACCTCCATCCCCCGCATTGCCTATCGTGAAACCATCCGGCAAAAAGCACAGGCGGAATATACGCATAAAAAACAGTCGGGCGGACACGGACAGTTCGGACGGGTCGTCTTGGCAATTGAACCGTTGGAGCGCGGCGCAAAGTACAGCTTTACCAATGCGGTATTCGGCGGTGCGATTTCCAAGGGCTACATTCCCGGTGTTGAAAAGGGTGTAAAAGAAGCAATGGAAAACGGCGTCATGGCGGGCTATCCCGTTGTCGATGTCGGTACGACAGTGTTAGACGGTAAAGAGCATCCGGTAGATTCATCGGAAATGGCCTTTAAGATCGCCGCCCGAAACGCATTTAAAAATGCAATGCGCAATGCAGGTCCCATCCTTCTGGAACCGATTATGAATTTGACGGTCTATGTGGAAACGGCCTACCTCGGCGATATTATGAGTGATCTATCTTCACGCCGCGGACGCATTCTCGGACAGTCTCAACTTGCAAACGGTATTGAAGAAATCCGTGCACAGGTACCGCATAAAGAACTGCTCCGTTACGCTATCGATTTACGGTCGATGACCAGCGGTACCGGCTCTTTCGAAATGTCGTTTGATCATTACGACCCGATATCCGGTAAAATTGCCGATGAAGTAGTTGCCGCTGCCAAGGCATTTATCGAAGAACAAGAGGAGTAATATTTCTAGCTGTAATACTTAAAATTAAGTCATTGATATATAAAAACTTAATTTTAAGTTTGTTGAGGATGTTCTGAAAGATAGAAACTTTTGGGACATCCCCGTTTCCACCATATAAAAAAGTTGGCACATATACACAGAAAGGAGAATATTATGGCAGAAACAACAGCAAGTCCGGAGTATCAAGATCCCCCTAAACAAATTCTTATTCTCGATTTATGTACTAATCTCGGATGGATAGCAGCTAATTTTATTACTTCACCTTTTATCGGCAGTACCGGTAGTTTAAACGGTGTTATCAGGACAAAAGCTTTCATTATCGGTTTAATTCTTGCGTTCATCAATCCTGTTATAAAACAACACCTATTATTTCCGTCGATCATTAATTGGAAGGAAAATCCTCATAAGGCAAAAAAATGCATTACACTCTATGAACAATTATTACTGATATTTCCGGTTCTTATAGCGATTACTGTTCCGTTCTTTATTTCGCTTGAAATGGGTTTGCTGCAAAGCACTGGAATCTTTTTATCCGCGATGTTCAGCACAATCGGTAATATCTTATTAATCGGTGGTTTATTCTGCGCATATACGGTAAGGAGTTTTGAAAAATGGGTTCTATTCGTACCGGTCGATGAGGAAAGCCTTACGCTCTCTATGTTGAAACGAGTAGTATTCGTAAGCATCGCATGTATTGTAGCAATCGTTCTACTCGTCCTTTCACCACTTGTACGATATCAACAACATGATACCCATGTTAAGTTGATTACCGCAGCTTTACCTCTTTTTATATATGGCTTATTTTTTTCAGTATTTAATTTGCTAACAATTATACGCTCATTTGGAAGAAGAATATCGCTGATTCAACAAATTGTTAGGAAATTGGCAAACGGAGATTACCGACAAGAGATGCTTACGGCATGGACACGGGATGAAATATCTCTTTTACTATTGGACTTTAATAGATTGCTCTCATTTAATAAGACTTTCTTAAACGAGCTGAATGAAAGTGTTGCCGTTTCAACCCACACAGCGGAAGCGCTTTCTTCTAACATGAAGATAACCTCTAAAGCCGCCGAGAAAATCGGTGAAAGCGTATCTTTTGTGCGGGAGCGTATCAAAGAGCAGTCGAGCGGCGTTTTAGAGATGCAGGAAAACTTGCAGCAAGCGATAGAAAATATCGAAGATCTTGATAACAGTATTGAAACACAATCAACTTCCATCGGTCAAGTGGTTTTTGTTATTGAACGAATGGTTTTCGATATTCAATCGGTTACCCATACGATAGAAAATACCGTCGATTCGATTAAGCATTTAAATAGCGCAGCCGATGCCGGTAATGCAGCGGTCTCGAACGCCCATACAATTGTGAAAAATATTAGCGATCAATCCGAAGGATTACTGGAAGCAAGTAACGTCATTCAGCATATTGCAAGCCAAACCAATTTACTTGCAATGAATGCTGCTATCGAGGCTGCTCATGCGGGGGATGTTGGTAAGGGGTTTGCAGTTGTCGCCGACGAAATCAGGAAACTTGCCGAGGAATCAAGTACGCAAGGGAAGACTATTACTGCGGTGTTAAAAACACTGAAGGAAAAAATTGAAGCATTGAATTCGGTTGCGGAAGAAACTGCTATTCAGTTTGCAGAAATTATGCGGCAGCTCTCGACGGTTAATAGCGGCAGTAATACCATTATGGAATCGGTAACGAAACAAAATGACGGTAATACGCAAGTGCTTGAATCCGTTAAAGAAGTCAATGCTATAACGGCGCGGGTTAAGGAGAGCTCCTTACAAATACGCTCGGGTAATACGGAAGTCGGTAAAGAGATGGCAAGGTTGGTAGAAATTACTCAAAATATTGATAACACGATCAGCAGTGTAAGCGGTGACACGGAACAGATTAGAAAAGTTATCGATGAGGTAAGCGATAGCAGTGCGCGGAATCGAAAAGCTGCGCAGAATGTCATGAAGTATCTAAATCAGCTTTCGCTGTAATTTTAAAAGATACATAGGGAGTTTCTATTGCACACGCATAATGGAAAATGTGCTTGAGAAGCTCCCCGCTTCATTAGTATAAAAGCAGTCAAATTAACGGAAGAGACTGTTTGCCGATACGTTTATCGCAAAAAAAAGACAAACAGTACGATTATAAAAATACCGAATAGGATAAGGCAGATTCCGAGTAGTACGGCGAGCCCTCTGCCGGCCTCTTCATTGACACGACTCACTCGGGTTTCGGGATCTACAAGAACTCCGAGTCCCCATATCATACACCCGATACCGAAGCTGACCATTTGCAGATCCAATACACCGTCCGGTACTCCCAATATTTTTGTGATTGGTATTTCCAAAAAAGACATAACCACAATCGAAAAAATGTAGATAATCAGTCCCGTAATCTTGAGTCCTGTCCCTATCGTATGTCTTGTGCGTGTGGTTTTTTTCATACTAAAAACTTATTTCCAAAATCCTAATATTTCAAAATCTTCACAGTTAAATGCGGTAATTTTATCCCAATCTCTTTTTAAGATGATATCATCGACTTGTGCCGCTGTATATAATTCATCTAATGACTTGTAATTATATTCTCCGCTTGATTTTTTATCATTACTGCCGCATCTCTGAAAGGAGCAATGGTCTTTGTAGATAATAATCATATACTCTTCGGGGTTATCTGCAAAAAATATGTGTAATTCGGCTTCGCAGTGGTACTCATCTATGCTTTTTAATAATAAGGTTTTAATCTCTTCAAAAGTAAATTCAGCCGCACTGTTTGTTTTTTCAATCCACACAATATTTTCTTTTGAGTTTTCCGCTATTATTTTACATTCTTCTACCGTGTCAAAAAAATAATCACTAACTGTGTTGAATTTTTCATCACAGAAAAACAAATAAAAACCTTGCTCATTTGCATAACTGCAAATTGCAAGATGTTTTATATCGAGAGTTTTCTTTCCGTCATTGCAGTCGACGGTACCAAAATCATCTTTTTTTGTATAGTATTTAACCTTTGCACCGTCTAAATAATTTGGGAACACTTTTTACCCCTATTAACTATATTATGTGTTGTCTATTCAAATCCCATTAAAAGACCATACATTTCGTCTTTTACAGTCTTTGATTTCTCCAAGTCTTTTTCTGAAAGCTTTTGAGCAGTTTTTGAAAGTACATATATGCAGTCGATACAAATTTCAAATGCTCTCATCGGTACAGCTCCATTTTTCTTCCATTGCTTAAATCTTTCATTTAATTTTTCAAAGAATATATTAATAAGTCTTCATCAAAAAATCCGTTTTTCTGTTTAGACACAAACCGAATGTATGTTTCCCTTAATTCCATTCATCATACCATTTGTTTATGCCCTTCTTTTAGCGACGCTTTTTTCATTTTTATTTAAACACACCATAAATAAAAATACCTCCGACAATAGCAAAGAAAATACCGCCTACAAAACCTATTATGCGGGCAACAGGACGGCCAAAATAACGACTTATCTGTCCCATTCCCCATTTACTTTGATAGTGAGCGTCCGGCGCATACAGCCAATCCCAATCTCTGATGGCGCCTATAATGAGGCAAACTCCGAAAACAAAAACCACAACCGCTATTATTTTTCCGAAAATAGCAGGATTATTTTTTATCCATTGCTCAATACGCTCGTCCATAGTTTACCACCTCCTCTTGTCCCATTTTTCTAAAGATTATTGAATAATTTCTAAACCATGTAAATATGCAAATTTGATTAAACTTGCACCGTAAAAGTCTTCAAAATGCAAATCGATGTTTTCTTTTGGAATTTCTTTTAATGAGTTATAAAACGAAATATATTTTTTCTTTAACTTATTTTCTTTGATAACTTTATTAAAGTATCTTTCAGCCGGCTCTTTACCGCCAAAATAGTAGATATAGTAGAGCAAAGCATACCCTTTTAATGAGCCGTTTAAAATTCTTTCGATATTTTTATTTGTATCTTCAAAGTCTGCAAATAAAGGCATAATGTGTTTATGTAATAATCCCGTAATTTGCGTTACGGTATCTTTATAGCTTGCTCCGGCCAACTGCCACCAAGCACCCGTTTTTCTTCCGGCTAAAGAACTAAGCTCTCCGCCGTAAATAATTCCCTCACCGGTTTTTCCTGCTTTTTTCATAGCCTTTGAATAAATGTTGATATGCGGGATAAACTCAACATTAGATTCACAATTGTATTTATTAGCTTGAAAATATATTTCAAAGATAATGTC from Treponema vincentii harbors:
- a CDS encoding ABC transporter permease; its protein translation is MKRTDLAWIFFVLRRFNAADTKGRSAVTGILSVLGIAFGVMVLIVILAVMNGFQRSFIDTILQVSSAHVQLYGSEAALEKAKAAGGFQSFSIFSETQTVMQGNYGRQQPAILRAVPETILGDDRGFAGAITMMEGRFDLSVPYSVVLGYELARMLSVSIGDKISLLVLSGTADTDIFPEDAECTVTGLMKTGYYAIDAGFAFVSTDTGELLCGKQQELSAAVKLRNSEADGIYIAHISTAVPELKAESWRTYNQAFFGALRIEKNTMFILVFLIFVVVTVNIYNGMRRSIYERREEISVLASLGAKKEHIQALFIANGFTIGLLGALIGLLLGLLLSADINRVFLLAEYLVNTVIEAANILLEYTFFTGFSIFSPQYFYIDSVPVRIFFNEVFLIFLFGVFSASFAASIAARKILTLKPAEVLRYE
- a CDS encoding ABC transporter ATP-binding protein, whose translation is MNKPILALTNVSKTFQSEADSIRILQNLDLIIECPAKIAVVGESGSGKSTFLNIVGGLEQADSGEIVAGGYELHRLNESGLTDYRRFYLGFIFQFHYLLKDFTALENVMLPALIAGMPKKEVKEKAAALLQDVKLETRLHHFPSQLSGGERQRAAVARALINDPSLILADEPTGNLDPANAHGVQELLFSIADKHHKTLIIVTHDQGIAADTDLCYRLEQGKLNLL
- a CDS encoding ABC transporter permease; protein product: MNFLLAWKLALRYLGLNAGTAVSNARKSLIGAIWGIGISIIPLVIVLVVSDGMIKGITSRMIELGSGHIQILDLRPAPRSVQTAADRKRSAQEVFDSIRMNTRLLLTGSRQQQEGTGLLIGKVGRSGGTIRAIEAGYFTGNPAARNLLTVVDGNLEFDDARSILLGKKIAEKTGLKVGDSCSLLTLVPQYTGNQTKPKLTRFKVAGILSSGYQELDALWIFIPLASADAVLSPQSSLSALTVSIADPFNATLLADAKDAIQQLLPAGFSVYTWQDLNRSQFYSFQTSKNLLMFIMFLILLAASVNVSSAMVMLIMERRKEIAILKATGAHPFFITLSFLIAGLFTGAAGLCIGLTGGILAALHINELFTFFEYAINAGQTALYYMVGKTGVPQTIRLLAPEYYLEYIPISLNATELYIIAAGTLILSVIVCLLPAVYAGKEKPLDSMRKL
- a CDS encoding polyprenyl synthetase family protein; the protein is MNDEFKQRLEKIEGALRTAFLPDVPESAAGQNPIALLSAPCASLVSGGGKRWRPLLAVLAYQLAGGSGDDIYTLAPLIEGIHTASLIHDDIEDNSELRRGKPAAHVAYGLDSALNSGSWLYFRALQSIEGYHAPADIKLDLYTAALTHIRALHEGQALDIHWHRTAGFFPSRQDYERMIRLKTGALAALAAYTGMRAAGKEHEESNVFAALFAEAGVGFQILDDVKNISTGNAGKKRGDDIVEGKKSMPVILHIEKHPEDAAALTAYFEQARREGIDSPAIEKAIALLSSSDSIADAEAQGKKTIDLALEQLAARYGNAAKEKFKRLFNLMQGKNL
- the fusA gene encoding elongation factor G; amino-acid sequence: MGIGTENIRTIAIAGHGQSGKTTLIENLAAVTGTIARAEPVAGGKTVSDYTPEEIERKISIYSALVSTNWNDTVINFWDTPGSSDFMGEVIAAFRSAETGLMVLDAKSGVQIETIKYWRDLDRRNKPRLVFVNKMDEDRADFNHAMQDVKTQFNADVFAVTFPIGKGNDLAGIVDVLHGVAYQTDSNGKEKEIPIPDSEKKRYEEMREVLAGAAAEGDEDLLVKFIDEGELSSDEIAKGLTLAMKNNRIVPIFAGAAQMGLGLTALLRFITEILPSPAGCLERAVKGEEECTVKIDPEPAFSGFIVKTANDQFSGRLSYIKVITGTLVSDAEVYNINEQKKERVGKLYRAVGKKLTEVKELVAGDVGVAVKLAAAKTNDTLAASQDCPPFVKLRNPDPIYSIAVAAVDKKNDDKLGEQLLRACEEDMTLSFVYNPETKQNVFSGMGDLHTSIVLDRIKKQTKIEVQTSIPRIAYRETIRQKAQAEYTHKKQSGGHGQFGRVVLAIEPLERGAKYSFTNAVFGGAISKGYIPGVEKGVKEAMENGVMAGYPVVDVGTTVLDGKEHPVDSSEMAFKIAARNAFKNAMRNAGPILLEPIMNLTVYVETAYLGDIMSDLSSRRGRILGQSQLANGIEEIRAQVPHKELLRYAIDLRSMTSGTGSFEMSFDHYDPISGKIADEVVAAAKAFIEEQEE
- a CDS encoding methyl-accepting chemotaxis protein, which encodes MAETTASPEYQDPPKQILILDLCTNLGWIAANFITSPFIGSTGSLNGVIRTKAFIIGLILAFINPVIKQHLLFPSIINWKENPHKAKKCITLYEQLLLIFPVLIAITVPFFISLEMGLLQSTGIFLSAMFSTIGNILLIGGLFCAYTVRSFEKWVLFVPVDEESLTLSMLKRVVFVSIACIVAIVLLVLSPLVRYQQHDTHVKLITAALPLFIYGLFFSVFNLLTIIRSFGRRISLIQQIVRKLANGDYRQEMLTAWTRDEISLLLLDFNRLLSFNKTFLNELNESVAVSTHTAEALSSNMKITSKAAEKIGESVSFVRERIKEQSSGVLEMQENLQQAIENIEDLDNSIETQSTSIGQVVFVIERMVFDIQSVTHTIENTVDSIKHLNSAADAGNAAVSNAHTIVKNISDQSEGLLEASNVIQHIASQTNLLAMNAAIEAAHAGDVGKGFAVVADEIRKLAEESSTQGKTITAVLKTLKEKIEALNSVAEETAIQFAEIMRQLSTVNSGSNTIMESVTKQNDGNTQVLESVKEVNAITARVKESSLQIRSGNTEVGKEMARLVEITQNIDNTISSVSGDTEQIRKVIDEVSDSSARNRKAAQNVMKYLNQLSL
- a CDS encoding Imm17 family immunity protein, whose product is MDERIEQWIKNNPAIFGKIIAVVVFVFGVCLIIGAIRDWDWLYAPDAHYQSKWGMGQISRYFGRPVARIIGFVGGIFFAIVGGIFIYGVFK
- a CDS encoding DUF4304 domain-containing protein, whose translation is MKPRELCEKAWQEIARNFPDFKVLGKGKTLRKIANNKDIIFEIYFQANKYNCESNVEFIPHINIYSKAMKKAGKTGEGIIYGGELSSLAGRKTGAWWQLAGASYKDTVTQITGLLHKHIMPLFADFEDTNKNIERILNGSLKGYALLYYIYYFGGKEPAERYFNKVIKENKLKKKYISFYNSLKEIPKENIDLHFEDFYGASLIKFAYLHGLEIIQ